From Toxorhynchites rutilus septentrionalis strain SRP chromosome 2, ASM2978413v1, whole genome shotgun sequence, a single genomic window includes:
- the LOC129766378 gene encoding uncharacterized protein LOC129766378 encodes MIARLRTRLDKTESDLIQRLKFNNRMQQPDESVEDFVLSVKLQAEFCSFGDFKDLAIRDRILAGVREKSLRGRLLNEENLTLAIAEKIIATWELAGKNAKNLNSNNEDQYGQIVSMQQASPKIGSAMNKLMAVCNAVNANNEREHLNSPRVPLKERLGYKPYDQKLDHTVRSRGQSWRETEKFRPGEWRQKLSYADVICHFCGMKGHVKRKCFKLKNMRRGAVNLVSQYQSGPSDDHSISDLLSRMRTEDSDSDNEDTGGNGNWKRSPNGSSKSAEVHY; translated from the exons ATGATCGCCAGGTTACGGACCAGGTTGGATAAAACTGAATCTGACCTGATCCAAAGATTAAAATTCAACAATCGCATGCAACAACCGGATGAATCAGTTGAAGACTTTGTTCTGTCGGTCAAGCTACAGGCAGAGTTCTGCTCTTTTGGCGATTTCAAAGATCTCGCTATTAGAGATCGTATTTTGGCGGGGGTGCGTGAAAAATCCCTCCGAGGAAGATTATTAAATGAGGAAAACCTTACTCTTGCCATAGCAGAAAAAATTATTGCAACCTGGGAGCTAGCCggtaaaaatgcaaaaaatttgaatagtAATAACGAAGACCAATATGGTCAGATAGTTTCAATGCAACAAGCTTCCCCAAAGATAGGATCAGCTATGAATAAATTGATGGCAGTTTGTAACGCAGTTAATGCAAACAACGAAAGGGAACATTTAAATTCGCCTCGGGTACCTCTTAAGGAACGATTGGGTTACAAGCCATATGACCAGAAACTCGACCACACTGTTAGATCAAGAGGACAAAGCTGGAGAGAAACGGAAAAATTTCGACCTGGTGAGTGGAGACAGAAGCTGAGCTATGCGGACGTGATTTGCCACTTTTGCGGAATGAAGGGACACGTGAAGCGCAAGTGcttcaaattgaaaaacatgagGCGAGGAGCAGTTAATCTGGTGAGCCAGTATCAGTCGGGACCAAGTGACGATCACAGCATCTCAGATTTACTAAGCCGTATGCGGACGGAGGACTCAGACAGCGATAATGAAGATACAG gtGGAAACGGAAACTGGAAACGTTCGCCTAATGGCTCATCGAAATCAGCTGAGGTTCACTACTGA
- the LOC129771117 gene encoding uncharacterized protein LOC129771117 — translation MDSEINIKYRTLLVHHLEKDEIEFELETRAVQFEMEESVSVLRRCLREKLKREKGDPEEIDFTKCETRTVANEIELIDGKIKEISDYLEKKKEFEGVREALGTRIDP, via the exons ATGGATTCGGAAATCAATATAAAATATCGGACCCTTTTGGTTCACCACCTTGAGAAGGACGAAATTGAATTCGAACTCGAAACTAGAGCAGTGCAATTCGAGATGGAGGAAAGTGTATCGGTGCTTAGGAGATGTTTGCGTGAGAAATTGAAGCGAGAGAAAGGCGATCCGGAAGAAATTGATTTCACAAAGTGTGAAACACGCACAGTAGCTAATGAAATCGAATTGATAGATGGAAAGATAAAAGAAATTAGTGATTATTTGGAGAAGAAGAAGGAGTTCGAGGGAGTTCGGGAGGCACTAGGGACAAG AATCGATCCGTAA